One genomic region from Electrophorus electricus isolate fEleEle1 chromosome 25, fEleEle1.pri, whole genome shotgun sequence encodes:
- the akap17a gene encoding A-kinase anchor protein 17A isoform X2 gives MTTIVHDTTEAVQLCKEYNLYLKPIARMTISVALPQLKMPGKSISNWEVMERLKNMVQPDQFSSLRISKSTMDFIRFEGEVENKSAVRSFLAKLDGKSIKLSGFTDILKVRAAENKVDFPTRHDWDSFFRDAKDMNETVPGERPDTIHLEGLPCKWFAQKDSPSDRPSEAVLRAVFEGFGKIRNVDIPMLDPYREEMTGKNFNTFSFGGHLNFEGYIQYEEHTGFVKAMDILRGMKLMLKGEDGKAVACGIKVTFDTTKHLSDSSLKKRQQERAKLQELERRREEQKRREKEEEERRKEEERKQRELEEEEKEKRREERLRRREERLREREEKRNQKKAKKQQEEEQKRLHLKIATEERKLLLAQRNLESIRLIAELLSRAKALKQQQLEQEKAELARKQKAELARLQQVEERRRQQEAELHRVEQEKARALELQRKERELRDRLLGNLLKKSTTADCQQGEQLDFPAEAAESELDLQACEVRTQLNGVTCRSEETKPVAACSVTKGRQENKARKQEKPPGDEQRGLKERRRSPESSGSRRGRSAHAHNRSRERSHGHRSSSRKPSYGRSRSGRRRSGDGRHGRGWSPSGYRRSRERSHSYGRRGRGSRACSHGRSSRCSHGRSSSSNTGSSRSGSMSRSSSRGRRRRSFSRQKERSRHH, from the exons ATGACAACCATTGTCCATGACACCACAGAAGCTGTGCAGCTTTGTAAAGAATACAACCTCTACCTGAAGCCCATTGCCAGGATGACAATCAGTGTAGCTCTGCCTCAGCTTAAGATGCCTGGCAAGTCTATCTCCAACTGGGAGGTGATGGAGAGATTGAAGAACATGGTCCAGCCTGACCAGTTCTCCTCCCTGCGCATCTCCAAGAGCACTATGGATTTTATCCGCTTTGAGGGCGAGGTGGAGAACAAGAGTGCCGTCAGGAGCTTCCTGGCCAAGCTAGATGGAAAAAGCATCAAGCTAAGCGGCTTCACAGACATCCTGAAAGTTCGCGCGGCCGAAAACAAGGTAGATTTCCCCACCCGCCACGACTGGGATTCCTTCTTCAGGGACGCCAAGGACATGAACGAGACCGTTCCGGGAGAACGACCCGACACCATCCACCTTGAGGGGCTTCCCTGCAAGTGGTTCGCCCAGAAGGACAGCCCTTCCGACAGGCCTTCAGAAGCCGTCCTCAGGGCTGTGTTTGAGGGCTTCGGTAAGATCCGCAACGTGGACATTCCTATGCTGGACCCGTACAGAGAGGAGATGACGGGCAAGAACTTCAACACGTTCTCGTTTGGTGGACACCTGAACTTTGAAGGCTACATACAGTACGAGGAGCACACAGGTTTTGTGAAGGCCATGGACATCTTGAGAGGGATGAAGCTCATGCTCAAAGGAGAGGATGGCAAAGCAGTGGCGTGTGGTATCAAG GTGACCTTTGACACAACCAAGCACCTGAGTGACTCATCACTGAAGAAGCGCCAACAGGAGCGTGCAAAGCTCCAAGAACTGGAGAGGcggagagaagaacagaaacgcagagagaaagaagaagaagagaggcgCAAGGAGGAGGAGCG GAAGCAGCGCGAactggaagaggaagagaaggagaaacgcAGGGAGGAGAGGCTGAGGAGACGCGAGGAGAGGCTGAGGGAGCgagaagaaaaaaggaaccAGAAGAAG GCAaagaagcagcaggaggaggagcagaaaagACTGCATCTGAAGATCGCCACGGAGGAGCGGAAGCTGCTCCTGGCACAGAGGAACCTCGAGTCCATCCGCTTGATTGCTGAGCTGCTGAGCAGAGCCAAG GCCCTGAAACAGCAACAGCTAGAACAGGAGAAGGCGGAGCTTGCCCGAAAGCAGAAGGCGGAGCTAGCACGCTTGCAGCAAGTGGAGGAGCGGCGGCGGCAGCAGGAGGCAGAGCTGCATCGCGTGGAGCAAGAAAAGGCCCGAGCTCTGGAGCTGCAGAGGAAAGAGCGTGAGCTTAGAGACCGTCTGCTGGGGAACCTGCTCAAGAAGAGCACTACTGCTGACtgccagcagggggagcagcTTGACTTCCCTGCAGAAGCAGCAGAGAGCGAGCTTGACCTCCAGGCCTGTGAAGTGCGAACGCAGCTGAACGGTGTGACCTGCCGGTCGGAAGAAACCAAGCCTGTCGCTGCGTGCTCTGTCACAAAGGGGCGGCAGGAGAACAAAGCAAGGAAGCAGGAGAAACCTCCAGGAGATGAGCAGAGAGGTTTGAAAGAAAGGAGACGCAGTCCAGAATCTTCCGGCAGTAGGCGTGGGCGGAGCGCCCACGCGCACAATCGCAGCAGGGAGCGGAGTCATGGGCACAGGAGTAGCAGCAGAAAGCCCAGTTATGGGCGGAGTCGGAGTGGTCGGAGGCGGAGTGGTGACGGGCGTCATGGCCGTGGGTGGAGCCCCAGCGGGTACAGGAGGAGCCGTGAGAGAAGCCACAGCTACGGGAGGCGGGGCCGAGGAAGCCGCGCGTGTAGTCATGGTCGGAGCAGCAGGTGTAGTCATGGTCGGAGCAGCAGCTCTAATACTGGGAGCAGTAGGAGCGGGAGCATGAGCCGCTCCTCTAGCCGAGGGCGTCGGCGACGGTCCTTCAGCCGGCAGAAGGAGCGCTCCAGACACCACTGA
- the sowahca gene encoding LOW QUALITY PROTEIN: ankyrin repeat domain-containing protein SOWAHC (The sequence of the model RefSeq protein was modified relative to this genomic sequence to represent the inferred CDS: deleted 3 bases in 2 codons) — MATECTQEAVLEFLIEKGGRVKNKVLIDHFKVFFASETTKTLFSEAFGRAVDNVAYIKQENEDKIVCLKKKYREHGRRREKAEDGKTPLAQSSASPHCNASGAVNDQRNGTSFRCSTSGDKRMHVSVSEKEDNGPCVSDVALTEATGSDSDYNRSHDANLKEKEPANVPEKDKPADEIERVETEDTCLRDRPGKLDAARSKRALSAQPAARRRGTRDTSSNAMAGVSDADSSAPLGTDGSAPSGGRKSLAERVVGESPQVRRSLLRRSSQGWATAGRQDSVKGDGDSVSEDSAFIALDPLEHEWMMCASDGEWENLQRLLTREPSLITKKDFVTGFTCLHWAAKQGKCDLIAMLITFAQQHSVAVDVNARSCAGYTPLHLAAMHSHVEVMKLLVEAHGANLEVRDYSGRKPHQYLSTAVAADIRDIIRVHGDEDTEGGAGHWRLPKVFQSNLNPLRMLVLTEEGVGGACEGVGGARPRPLYRKASIGKIKLKGGRSKTQIVHSTSFRETEEEEESLKSPVKSRPVSNLFG; from the exons ATGGCGACAGAGTGCACACAAGAGGCCGTTTTGGAGTTTCTAATTGAAAAG GGGGGGCGTGTGAAAAATAAAGTGTTAATAGaccattttaaagtgttttttgcTAGTGAAACCACAAAA ACATTGTTCAGTGAGGCATTCGGGAGGGCTGTAGACAACGTTGCCTACATCAAGCAGGAAAACGAGGATAAAATTGTCTGTTTGAAAAAGAAATATCGTGAAcatgggagaaggagggagaaggCGGAAGATGGCAAGACCCCTCTCGCTCAGAGTTCAGCATCGCCGCACTGCAACGCCAGTGGAGCCGTAAACGACCAAAGAAATGGAACGTCATTCAGATGTT CCACGAGTGGCGATAAGAGAATGCACGTGAGTGTGTCAGAGAAAGAGGATAACGGCCCGTGCGTGTCAGACGTTGCGCTGACTGAAGCAACCGGTTCGGATTCCGACTATAACCGTTCGCATGATGCAaacctgaaagaaaaagagcCTGCAAACGTGCCTGAAAAAGATAAACCGGCAGACGAAATTGAGCGTGTCGAGACTGAGGACACGTGCCTCCGTGACCGCCCGGGGAAGCTGGACGCGGCGCGCAGCAAACGCGCGCTCTCAGCGCAGCCCGCAGCCCGTCGGCGTGGGACACGCGACACGTCGAGCAATGCGATGGCCGGTGTAAGCGACGCCGACTCGTCGGCGCCTTTAGGCACGGACGGCAGTGCGCCAAGCGGGGGACGCAAGAGCTTGGCTGAGCGGGTAGTGGGCGAATCCCCGCAGGTGCGGCGCAGCCTGCTCCGGAGAAGCTCTCAGGGCTGGGCGACGGCTGGGCGACAAGATTCAGTGAAGGGCGACGGAGACTCTGTGTCGGAGGACTCTGCCTTCATCGCGCTGGACCCGCTGGAGCACGAGTGGATGATGTGCGCAAGCGATGGGGAATGGGAGAACCTTCAGCGTCTGCTGACGCGTGAGCCCAGCCTCATCACCAAGAAGGACTTTGTCACCGGCTTCACGTGCCTGCACTGGGCTGCCAAGCAGGGCAAGTGTGATCTCATTGCCATGCTGATCACATTTGCGCAACAGCACTCTGTGGCGGTCGATGTGAACGCCCGCTCATGTGCAGGATACACCCCTCTGCACCTGGCTGCCATGCACAGCCACGTGGAGGTGATGAAACTGTTAGTGGAGGCTCACGGCGCCAacctggaggtgcgggactacAGCGGGAGAAAGCCCCATCAGTACCTCAGCACGGCCGTGGCAGCGGACATCCGGGACATTATAAGGGTCCATGGGGACGAGGACACGGAAGGTGGTGCTGGACACTGGCGTCTCCCTAAGGTCTTCCAGTCCAACCTGAATCCGTTACGGATGCTGGTCCTGACTGAGGAGGGTGTGGGCGGAGCCTGTGAgggtgtgggcggggccaggccCAGGCCACTTTACCGCAAGGCTTCCATTGGCAAAATCAAGCTGAAGGGAGGCCGGTCCAAGACCCAGATTGTTCACAGCACCTCGTTCAGGGAAaccgaggaagaggaggagtccCTGAAGAGCCCCGTCAAGTCTAGACCTGTGTCCAACCTCTTTGGataa
- the akap17a gene encoding A-kinase anchor protein 17A isoform X1 has protein sequence MTTIVHDTTEAVQLCKEYNLYLKPIARMTISVALPQLKMPGKSISNWEVMERLKNMVQPDQFSSLRISKSTMDFIRFEGEVENKSAVRSFLAKLDGKSIKLSGFTDILKVRAAENKVDFPTRHDWDSFFRDAKDMNETVPGERPDTIHLEGLPCKWFAQKDSPSDRPSEAVLRAVFEGFGKIRNVDIPMLDPYREEMTGKNFNTFSFGGHLNFEGYIQYEEHTGFVKAMDILRGMKLMLKGEDGKAVACGIKVTFDTTKHLSDSSLKKRQQERAKLQELERRREEQKRREKEEEERRKEEERYCSLHNTTPLGPFGLPESTRLKALSLAEGFGSSCFYDSFCRKQRELEEEEKEKRREERLRRREERLREREEKRNQKKAKKQQEEEQKRLHLKIATEERKLLLAQRNLESIRLIAELLSRAKALKQQQLEQEKAELARKQKAELARLQQVEERRRQQEAELHRVEQEKARALELQRKERELRDRLLGNLLKKSTTADCQQGEQLDFPAEAAESELDLQACEVRTQLNGVTCRSEETKPVAACSVTKGRQENKARKQEKPPGDEQRGLKERRRSPESSGSRRGRSAHAHNRSRERSHGHRSSSRKPSYGRSRSGRRRSGDGRHGRGWSPSGYRRSRERSHSYGRRGRGSRACSHGRSSRCSHGRSSSSNTGSSRSGSMSRSSSRGRRRRSFSRQKERSRHH, from the exons ATGACAACCATTGTCCATGACACCACAGAAGCTGTGCAGCTTTGTAAAGAATACAACCTCTACCTGAAGCCCATTGCCAGGATGACAATCAGTGTAGCTCTGCCTCAGCTTAAGATGCCTGGCAAGTCTATCTCCAACTGGGAGGTGATGGAGAGATTGAAGAACATGGTCCAGCCTGACCAGTTCTCCTCCCTGCGCATCTCCAAGAGCACTATGGATTTTATCCGCTTTGAGGGCGAGGTGGAGAACAAGAGTGCCGTCAGGAGCTTCCTGGCCAAGCTAGATGGAAAAAGCATCAAGCTAAGCGGCTTCACAGACATCCTGAAAGTTCGCGCGGCCGAAAACAAGGTAGATTTCCCCACCCGCCACGACTGGGATTCCTTCTTCAGGGACGCCAAGGACATGAACGAGACCGTTCCGGGAGAACGACCCGACACCATCCACCTTGAGGGGCTTCCCTGCAAGTGGTTCGCCCAGAAGGACAGCCCTTCCGACAGGCCTTCAGAAGCCGTCCTCAGGGCTGTGTTTGAGGGCTTCGGTAAGATCCGCAACGTGGACATTCCTATGCTGGACCCGTACAGAGAGGAGATGACGGGCAAGAACTTCAACACGTTCTCGTTTGGTGGACACCTGAACTTTGAAGGCTACATACAGTACGAGGAGCACACAGGTTTTGTGAAGGCCATGGACATCTTGAGAGGGATGAAGCTCATGCTCAAAGGAGAGGATGGCAAAGCAGTGGCGTGTGGTATCAAG GTGACCTTTGACACAACCAAGCACCTGAGTGACTCATCACTGAAGAAGCGCCAACAGGAGCGTGCAAAGCTCCAAGAACTGGAGAGGcggagagaagaacagaaacgcagagagaaagaagaagaagagaggcgCAAGGAGGAGGAGCGGTACTGTTCTCTTCATAACACCACACCCCTGGGGCCTTTCGGGCTACCTGAAAGTACGAGGCTCAAGGCGTTGTCTTTGGCCGAAGGGTTCGGGAGTTCTTGTTTTTACGACTCTTTTTGCAGGAAGCAGCGCGAactggaagaggaagagaaggagaaacgcAGGGAGGAGAGGCTGAGGAGACGCGAGGAGAGGCTGAGGGAGCgagaagaaaaaaggaaccAGAAGAAG GCAaagaagcagcaggaggaggagcagaaaagACTGCATCTGAAGATCGCCACGGAGGAGCGGAAGCTGCTCCTGGCACAGAGGAACCTCGAGTCCATCCGCTTGATTGCTGAGCTGCTGAGCAGAGCCAAG GCCCTGAAACAGCAACAGCTAGAACAGGAGAAGGCGGAGCTTGCCCGAAAGCAGAAGGCGGAGCTAGCACGCTTGCAGCAAGTGGAGGAGCGGCGGCGGCAGCAGGAGGCAGAGCTGCATCGCGTGGAGCAAGAAAAGGCCCGAGCTCTGGAGCTGCAGAGGAAAGAGCGTGAGCTTAGAGACCGTCTGCTGGGGAACCTGCTCAAGAAGAGCACTACTGCTGACtgccagcagggggagcagcTTGACTTCCCTGCAGAAGCAGCAGAGAGCGAGCTTGACCTCCAGGCCTGTGAAGTGCGAACGCAGCTGAACGGTGTGACCTGCCGGTCGGAAGAAACCAAGCCTGTCGCTGCGTGCTCTGTCACAAAGGGGCGGCAGGAGAACAAAGCAAGGAAGCAGGAGAAACCTCCAGGAGATGAGCAGAGAGGTTTGAAAGAAAGGAGACGCAGTCCAGAATCTTCCGGCAGTAGGCGTGGGCGGAGCGCCCACGCGCACAATCGCAGCAGGGAGCGGAGTCATGGGCACAGGAGTAGCAGCAGAAAGCCCAGTTATGGGCGGAGTCGGAGTGGTCGGAGGCGGAGTGGTGACGGGCGTCATGGCCGTGGGTGGAGCCCCAGCGGGTACAGGAGGAGCCGTGAGAGAAGCCACAGCTACGGGAGGCGGGGCCGAGGAAGCCGCGCGTGTAGTCATGGTCGGAGCAGCAGGTGTAGTCATGGTCGGAGCAGCAGCTCTAATACTGGGAGCAGTAGGAGCGGGAGCATGAGCCGCTCCTCTAGCCGAGGGCGTCGGCGACGGTCCTTCAGCCGGCAGAAGGAGCGCTCCAGACACCACTGA